A part of Lactobacillus sp. ESL0700 genomic DNA contains:
- a CDS encoding SDR family NAD(P)-dependent oxidoreductase has translation MQRAIVFGATGGIGQAICADLARDGWSLYVHCSQNWQAACELSENLAKQFPQQDFIPIKLSFLVDNNDLQTFVQGLLPINAVVFAQGITDYNFVSGQNLSKIDQVMTVNLTVPIKLTGLLEPLLIKNDFSRIVYLGSVYGGQGSAMEAVYSSSKAGLTRFAQSYAREVASANLTVNVIAPGAVNTPMNAMFAPETMEEVKGEIPAGRLAEGSDISFWVKNLLNLRSGYLTGQTIYVSGGWLL, from the coding sequence GTGCGGATTTGGCACGAGATGGCTGGTCGCTTTATGTCCATTGCAGTCAAAATTGGCAAGCTGCTTGTGAGTTAAGTGAAAACTTAGCCAAGCAGTTTCCCCAACAAGATTTTATTCCAATTAAACTTAGTTTTTTAGTTGATAATAATGATTTACAAACCTTTGTCCAGGGGTTATTGCCGATTAATGCGGTTGTTTTTGCACAAGGCATTACCGATTATAATTTTGTCAGCGGGCAAAATCTATCTAAGATTGACCAAGTTATGACGGTTAATCTGACGGTACCAATTAAATTAACTGGCTTGCTTGAGCCGCTATTAATTAAAAATGATTTTAGCCGAATTGTATATTTGGGTTCGGTTTATGGCGGTCAAGGTAGTGCAATGGAAGCTGTTTATAGCAGTTCAAAGGCGGGGCTAACCCGTTTTGCTCAAAGCTATGCGCGCGAAGTCGCGTCAGCTAATTTGACAGTTAATGTCATTGCTCCTGGTGCGGTTAACACACCGATGAACGCGATGTTTGCACCGGAAACGATGGAAGAAGTCAAGGGTGAAATTCCTGCTGGTCGGCTTGCCGAAGGCAGTGACATTTCATTCTGGGTCAAGAATTTGCTCAATCTTCGCTCTGGCTATTTAACAGGTCAGACGATTTATGTCAGCGGCGGCTGGCTTTTATAA